One window of Nocardia nova SH22a genomic DNA carries:
- a CDS encoding TIGR01777 family oxidoreductase gives MSIECSKVTAASRAEIFEWFGRPGAIRRLTPPWQPISIESEAESLADGTAVMRLPGGLRWVARHLPDAYDPPHRFADEIAVDGLASMPLGRLLPWRHTHDFDEVDGEHTLVSDRVDTPVPAGLLRPIFDYRYRQLADDLAAHRRAAARGFESATIAMTGTSGLVGSALSAFLTTGGHRVIRLVRRAPAGPAERQWDPHAPAHDLFDDVDAVVHLAGASIAGRFTAQHKRDIADSRIEPTRKLAERAASAGVRTFVSASAIGYYGYDRGDEILDENSSPGAGFLADVVTRWEAAAAAAASGSTRVVSVRTGIVQSPRGGTLRLLRPLFEAGLGGRVDDGRQWLSWIGVDDLVDVYHRALWDSDLSGPVNAVAPQPVRNLEYTRALAHVLHRPAVLPVPRIGPELLLGRQGSDELAAASQRVTPERLTTAGHHFRDEDLESALRHLLGRHT, from the coding sequence ATGAGCATCGAGTGTTCGAAAGTGACAGCGGCATCTCGGGCTGAAATATTCGAATGGTTCGGCCGGCCCGGCGCCATTCGTCGGCTGACCCCGCCCTGGCAGCCGATATCGATCGAGTCCGAAGCCGAGTCGCTCGCCGACGGAACCGCGGTCATGCGGCTGCCGGGAGGACTGCGCTGGGTGGCCCGGCACCTGCCCGACGCCTACGACCCACCGCATCGCTTCGCGGACGAGATCGCTGTCGACGGACTGGCGTCGATGCCGTTGGGCAGGCTCCTGCCGTGGCGGCATACGCACGACTTCGATGAAGTCGACGGTGAGCACACCCTCGTCTCGGATCGGGTCGACACGCCGGTTCCCGCCGGTCTGCTGCGGCCGATCTTCGACTACCGGTACCGCCAGCTCGCCGACGATCTCGCCGCTCACCGCCGTGCCGCGGCTCGGGGATTCGAGTCGGCGACGATCGCGATGACGGGCACCTCGGGTCTGGTCGGTTCCGCGTTGTCCGCCTTCCTGACAACCGGTGGGCACCGAGTGATCAGACTCGTTCGCCGCGCGCCCGCGGGTCCCGCGGAGCGGCAATGGGATCCACACGCTCCAGCGCACGACCTGTTCGACGACGTCGACGCGGTCGTGCATCTGGCCGGCGCGTCGATCGCGGGCCGCTTCACCGCTCAGCACAAACGGGACATCGCGGACAGCCGCATCGAGCCGACCCGCAAACTCGCCGAACGAGCGGCGAGCGCGGGGGTGCGGACCTTCGTCAGTGCCTCGGCGATCGGCTATTACGGCTACGACCGAGGCGACGAGATCCTCGACGAAAACAGCTCCCCCGGTGCGGGGTTCCTCGCCGACGTCGTGACCCGGTGGGAGGCCGCTGCTGCTGCCGCGGCGAGCGGCAGCACCCGGGTGGTGTCGGTCCGCACCGGGATCGTGCAGTCACCACGCGGCGGCACGCTGCGGCTGCTGCGCCCACTGTTCGAGGCCGGATTGGGCGGTCGCGTCGATGACGGGCGACAATGGTTGTCCTGGATCGGTGTGGACGATCTGGTGGACGTCTATCACCGCGCGCTGTGGGACAGCGACCTGTCCGGACCCGTCAATGCTGTTGCACCGCAGCCGGTTCGCAATCTCGAATACACCCGGGCGCTGGCACACGTACTCCATCGACCGGCGGTTCTGCCGGTTCCGCGGATAGGTCCCGAGCTTCTACTGGGGCGTCAAGGATCCGACGAGCTCGCGGCGGCCAGTCAGCGTGTCACACCCGAGCGACTCACCACCGCGGGGCACCACTTCCGCGATGAGGACCTCGAGTCGGCGCTGCGGCACCTGCTCGGTCGTCACACCTGA
- the arfB gene encoding alternative ribosome rescue aminoacyl-tRNA hydrolase ArfB, giving the protein MAEDLTVTRGLVIPASELRERFSRSGGPGGQHVNTTDSRVELSFDLANSPSVPERLRARMLDRLATRLVNGVLTVAVSEQRAQLQNRATARERLASLLRDAAAAPPPVRRATKPSRGATERRIAAKKRRGATKRNRRASSDD; this is encoded by the coding sequence ATGGCAGAAGACCTGACCGTGACTCGGGGGCTGGTGATACCCGCGTCCGAGTTGCGGGAGCGTTTCTCCCGGTCCGGCGGACCGGGAGGGCAGCATGTCAATACCACCGACAGCCGGGTGGAGCTGTCGTTCGACCTCGCGAACTCACCCTCCGTGCCGGAGCGGCTGCGCGCCCGGATGCTCGACCGCCTGGCGACCCGCCTGGTCAACGGGGTGCTCACGGTCGCGGTGTCGGAGCAACGCGCACAACTGCAGAATCGCGCGACAGCCCGCGAACGCCTCGCATCGTTACTGCGTGACGCGGCTGCCGCCCCGCCACCCGTTCGCCGCGCCACCAAGCCCTCGCGTGGCGCGACAGAACGTCGCATCGCCGCGAAGAAGCGACGCGGTGCGACCAAGCGCAACCGCCGCGCCTCCTCCGATGACTAG
- a CDS encoding Uma2 family endonuclease, whose amino-acid sequence MTLSFTITTTGLPHDRATTVRCVECRRLEQTKHHEELTVAVSDPDTHPRLTAGEFRSTEADAFSATFGDLEIVGGAVIRLMPPSEAHSRVVRRLGAALEDARDPAGPCLRVGSDVAVRFPDTDDHRADHRLNVRYPDLFVRDCEPYDVNTVRNHIALIVEVVSKSTVDTDTSEKHTLYARTGIPAYLIVHFDKSWETIDRIEEYRLDWSGLRYMPHRVHRTALVLDTPVTLAITFDALHRP is encoded by the coding sequence GTGACCTTGTCGTTCACGATAACGACAACCGGGCTGCCACACGACCGAGCAACCACCGTCCGCTGCGTCGAGTGCCGTAGGCTCGAGCAGACGAAACACCATGAGGAGCTGACCGTGGCGGTATCCGATCCCGACACGCATCCCCGACTCACCGCCGGAGAGTTCCGGTCCACCGAGGCCGACGCCTTCAGCGCCACCTTCGGCGACCTCGAGATCGTCGGCGGAGCCGTGATCCGACTGATGCCCCCGAGCGAGGCACACAGCCGCGTCGTGCGCCGACTGGGGGCCGCGTTGGAAGATGCTCGCGATCCCGCAGGCCCGTGTCTGCGGGTCGGATCCGATGTCGCCGTTCGATTCCCCGACACAGACGATCACCGAGCCGACCACCGGCTCAACGTCCGCTACCCCGACCTCTTCGTCCGCGATTGCGAACCGTATGACGTCAACACCGTCCGCAACCACATAGCCCTCATCGTCGAAGTCGTCTCCAAGAGCACTGTCGACACGGACACCAGCGAGAAACACACGCTCTACGCGCGCACCGGAATACCCGCTTATTTGATCGTTCACTTCGACAAGAGCTGGGAAACGATCGACCGTATCGAGGAATACCGCCTCGACTGGTCCGGATTGCGATACATGCCCCACAGAGTCCACCGCACCGCACTCGTCCTCGACACGCCAGTCACCCTCGCCATCACGTTCGACGCCCTCCACCGCCCCTGA
- a CDS encoding fumarylacetoacetate hydrolase family protein produces the protein MSTGLGDSGQTKNGLLGIPLPRIRRILERSQGRVDLHVDTGDGWRPVTENSPVPADFVIPPVFTAEFELARYEMLGLADGTAVLPVCPASFRDFMLFEEHAVAAARGMARRFAPGGHRLSRIYETLTRRTFPAFRPSALWYREPIYYMSNALTIVPSGVPVEFPSYSRALDFELELGVVLNAPLRDATVEQAAAAIGAVVVVNDFSARDVQLAEMRSGFGPQRAKHFLSSMSTTAVAGSAVGDRLDTLTATVSVNGETLAYTGTHGMRYSIPEALAHVSRSEQLYPGELLATGTLPGGSGMELGRWLAPGDELRLEIDGIGVIEHRIR, from the coding sequence GTGAGCACTGGACTCGGCGACTCGGGACAGACGAAAAACGGCCTGCTCGGGATCCCGCTGCCCCGGATTCGGCGGATTCTCGAGCGTTCCCAGGGACGGGTCGACCTGCACGTCGACACCGGCGACGGTTGGCGACCCGTCACCGAGAATTCCCCTGTGCCAGCGGATTTCGTCATCCCACCGGTCTTCACCGCGGAATTCGAACTGGCCCGCTACGAGATGCTCGGTCTGGCCGACGGGACCGCGGTGCTGCCGGTATGTCCGGCCTCGTTCCGGGACTTCATGCTGTTCGAGGAACACGCCGTCGCGGCCGCGCGCGGCATGGCTCGGCGATTCGCTCCCGGTGGTCATCGGCTGAGCCGGATCTACGAGACGCTGACCCGCCGCACCTTTCCCGCGTTCCGCCCCAGCGCGCTGTGGTACCGGGAGCCGATCTACTACATGTCCAACGCCTTGACCATCGTGCCCTCCGGTGTGCCCGTCGAGTTCCCCTCCTACAGCCGCGCGCTGGATTTCGAACTCGAACTCGGCGTCGTACTGAACGCGCCGCTGCGCGACGCCACCGTCGAACAGGCCGCCGCGGCGATCGGCGCGGTGGTCGTCGTCAACGATTTCTCGGCCCGCGATGTGCAGCTCGCGGAGATGCGTTCGGGATTCGGCCCCCAGCGCGCCAAACATTTCCTGTCCTCGATGTCGACCACCGCCGTCGCCGGTTCGGCGGTCGGCGACCGGCTCGACACATTGACCGCCACCGTGTCCGTCAACGGAGAAACCCTCGCGTACACCGGAACTCACGGCATGCGGTACTCGATCCCCGAGGCCTTGGCGCACGTCTCCCGCAGCGAGCAACTGTATCCGGGCGAACTGCTGGCCACCGGCACCCTGCCCGGCGGCAGCGGGATGGAGCTGGGCCGCTGGCTGGCCCCGGGCGACGAACTCCGACTGGAAATCGACGGCATCGGAGTCATCGAGCACCGAATCCGGTAG
- a CDS encoding amidohydrolase family protein, whose protein sequence is MTRSLDPLIDVHAHFVTDRYIAAARAAGHDHPDGMPGWPEWSPRAHLALMDESGIATSMLSVSSPGVHFGDDAAARELAREVNEFGAAVVRDHPGRFGHLAALPLPDIDGSLTEIAHALDVLGCDGVAVETNAHGRYLGDAHFDPVWAELERREAVVFVHPTSPPHAESISVGLPRPMLEFLFDTARSVTDLLYAGVFERYSGIRWIFTHGGGVLPLVAERIQLFRSAFAGERQGRPTSEQLRGLWFDMAGTPFPHQIPALDAAFGIERLLYGSDYCWTPPGAVAAQIASIDAAPAPGARTWRQLTTDHARELFPALNRDDIV, encoded by the coding sequence ATGACCAGGTCGCTCGATCCGCTGATCGATGTGCACGCCCATTTCGTCACCGACCGCTACATCGCGGCCGCCCGTGCGGCCGGACACGATCATCCCGACGGAATGCCGGGCTGGCCGGAGTGGAGTCCGCGGGCGCATCTGGCACTCATGGACGAATCCGGCATCGCCACCTCGATGCTGTCGGTGTCCTCGCCCGGCGTGCACTTCGGTGACGATGCCGCCGCGCGCGAACTCGCGCGTGAGGTCAACGAATTCGGCGCCGCGGTGGTGCGGGACCATCCCGGCCGGTTCGGGCATCTCGCGGCGCTGCCGCTGCCCGATATCGACGGATCGCTCACCGAAATCGCCCATGCGCTCGATGTGCTGGGCTGCGACGGGGTGGCGGTCGAAACCAACGCGCACGGCCGCTATCTCGGCGATGCCCACTTCGATCCGGTGTGGGCCGAACTCGAGCGCCGCGAAGCGGTGGTGTTCGTCCACCCCACCTCGCCGCCGCACGCGGAGTCGATTTCGGTCGGTCTGCCGCGTCCGATGCTGGAATTCCTGTTCGACACCGCGCGATCGGTGACCGATCTGCTCTACGCCGGGGTATTCGAGCGCTATTCCGGAATCCGGTGGATCTTCACCCACGGCGGCGGCGTGCTGCCGCTGGTCGCCGAGCGCATCCAGCTGTTCCGGTCCGCGTTCGCGGGTGAGCGGCAGGGGCGGCCGACCTCGGAGCAGTTGCGCGGATTGTGGTTCGATATGGCGGGAACGCCGTTCCCGCACCAGATTCCGGCATTGGACGCCGCATTCGGCATCGAGCGGTTGCTCTACGGCAGCGACTACTGCTGGACACCGCCCGGCGCGGTGGCCGCCCAGATCGCCTCGATCGATGCCGCGCCGGCACCGGGCGCGCGCACCTGGCGGCAACTGACGACCGACCATGCCCGCGAACTGTTTCCCGCACTGAACCGGGACGACATCGTTTGA
- a CDS encoding amidohydrolase family protein, whose product MTTSSSTHRTALTGVRVFDGTRLSPPRTVIIDGAVIGTETGDAADTVDADGAVLLPGLIDAHIHLHGRDTLEQLAAWGVTTALDMATWPADLVRSLRNAHGLTDIRSAGLPVIGPAGPHSHFGMPEEAVLADPEQAARFVANRIAEGADYIKIVLEAPGQGGPDPAVAAAVIAAAHDQGRQVVAHASSHGAYESAVELGADVITHIPAGEPVAENLVARMVADHRVAVPTLTVMRALATMRGTADAFAGASAGVAALHAAGVPILAGTDAAEQPGLPRLVAHGESLHSELELLVEAGLSTVDALRAATVLPARHFGMPDRGVVEPGKRADLVLVDGDPLADITATRNIRRIWCAGTEYTPAVASRAAEKGRP is encoded by the coding sequence GTGACCACCAGCTCATCCACCCATCGGACGGCACTGACCGGCGTCCGCGTATTCGACGGCACGCGCTTGTCGCCGCCGCGCACGGTGATCATCGACGGTGCGGTGATCGGCACGGAGACCGGCGATGCCGCCGACACCGTCGACGCGGACGGCGCGGTGCTGCTGCCCGGCCTGATCGACGCCCACATCCACCTGCACGGCCGTGACACCCTCGAACAGCTGGCGGCCTGGGGCGTCACCACCGCCCTGGACATGGCCACCTGGCCCGCCGATCTGGTGCGATCCCTGCGAAACGCCCACGGGCTCACCGATATTCGCAGCGCCGGACTGCCGGTCATCGGCCCGGCCGGACCGCACTCCCACTTCGGCATGCCCGAGGAGGCCGTCCTCGCCGATCCGGAGCAGGCCGCACGCTTCGTCGCGAACCGGATCGCCGAGGGCGCCGACTACATCAAGATCGTGCTCGAGGCGCCCGGACAGGGCGGTCCCGATCCCGCCGTGGCCGCCGCGGTGATCGCCGCCGCCCACGATCAGGGACGGCAGGTCGTCGCGCACGCCTCCTCGCACGGGGCCTACGAATCCGCGGTCGAACTCGGCGCCGATGTCATCACCCACATTCCGGCGGGTGAGCCGGTCGCGGAGAATCTGGTCGCCCGGATGGTCGCCGACCATCGGGTCGCAGTTCCGACCCTCACGGTGATGCGGGCACTGGCGACGATGCGCGGTACCGCCGACGCCTTCGCCGGGGCGAGTGCGGGCGTCGCGGCGCTGCACGCGGCGGGCGTCCCGATTCTGGCGGGCACCGACGCCGCCGAACAACCCGGACTGCCGCGCCTGGTGGCGCACGGGGAGAGTCTGCACAGCGAACTCGAACTGCTGGTCGAGGCGGGACTGTCCACGGTGGACGCCCTGCGCGCGGCCACGGTGCTCCCGGCCCGGCACTTCGGGATGCCCGATCGCGGTGTCGTCGAACCCGGTAAGCGCGCGGATCTGGTGCTGGTCGACGGCGATCCGCTCGCCGATATCACCGCCACCCGCAATATCCGCCGAATCTGGTGCGCCGGAACCGAATACACTCCCGCGGTCGCGTCCCGCGCCGCCGAGAAAGGCCGACCATGA
- a CDS encoding nuclear transport factor 2 family protein: MTTSDHTADTVAVGQLVLRERQCRDRNWWDDMRSCYAGDSAVRLSWFRGNGPDFVTASEDMAARGDKGVHRMHPPIVEIDGDRALVELGAGIETRTVLDDVELDLVSYARLIYRARRYDGRWLITALDPVYERDTLTPAVPGTPLRIEPEVLASFRPSYRMLSYVLDRRGYTVGGDLFGDDRPDEVRALEREGKTWLHTDRSSATR; the protein is encoded by the coding sequence ATGACCACGAGTGACCACACCGCCGATACCGTCGCCGTCGGGCAGCTGGTGCTGCGGGAGCGGCAGTGCCGGGATCGAAACTGGTGGGACGATATGCGCTCCTGCTACGCCGGCGACAGCGCGGTGCGGCTGAGCTGGTTCCGGGGCAACGGACCCGACTTCGTCACCGCGTCCGAGGACATGGCCGCCCGCGGCGACAAGGGCGTGCACCGCATGCATCCGCCGATCGTGGAGATCGACGGGGATCGGGCGCTGGTCGAACTCGGCGCGGGTATCGAAACCCGGACCGTCCTCGACGATGTCGAACTCGATCTGGTCTCCTACGCCCGGCTGATCTACCGGGCGCGCCGATACGACGGGCGCTGGCTGATCACCGCACTCGATCCGGTCTACGAACGCGACACCCTCACCCCGGCCGTCCCGGGGACGCCGTTGCGAATCGAACCGGAGGTTCTCGCCTCTTTCCGGCCCTCCTACCGCATGCTGTCGTATGTGCTCGATCGCCGCGGCTACACCGTCGGCGGCGATCTGTTCGGCGACGACCGGCCCGACGAGGTCCGGGCACTGGAACGAGAAGGTAAGACCTGGCTGCACACTGACCGCTCGTCAGCGACCCGATAG
- a CDS encoding acetoacetate--CoA ligase, translating to MTGTTGTPQVRADTEQSRTRLPDIDWAPTEQARATARLTDFARAASARIGRELPDYRAIHEWSVADPGEFWSTVATYFDVLGAGLQGTALAAADMPGARWFPDATVNYAENLLRHAEDPGSAGRAAVVTVGETATVTVLTWRELRDRVAGLATALRELGVRPGDRVAAVLPNTPEAIIGLLAAAAVGAIWTVNSPELAVRATVARLSQLAPTVLIGCGAYRFNGKTIECTDRLTTLADALPSVRHLIIDAADRPPRLTRDVTVHDFGELSGRTATPVYETTAFDHPLWVLFSSGTTGAPKGIVHGHGGMLLESLKSFALQYDCGSDDICYVAANTSWMVWNAMVNALSTGAAVVTYSGSPTYDGPDRHLRNMALTGATLFGTGAAYLQLNERAATDISGLDLTALRFIFSTGSPLPDSTWRWVRETFGPAVHLGSDSGGTDICSCFVGSNPLEPARIGVSQGPMLGVDVQAWNDRGERVADEVGEMVITAPMPSMPLRFWNDDNDEKYRAAYFDRYPGVWWHGDWITETEDGAFVVHGRSDATLNRQGVRLGSADVYAALGAVPDIADSMVIGVERPGGGYYMPLFVVLEPGVEATDELRERIVATIRARAGARYVPDEIVVAPAIPTTHTGKKIEVPIKKLYLGQPVERAVNLDALSDPDSVAFYRDHAARILAEAGDAR from the coding sequence ATGACCGGAACGACTGGCACTCCACAGGTTCGAGCCGACACCGAGCAGTCCCGGACACGGCTGCCCGATATCGACTGGGCGCCCACCGAGCAGGCGCGTGCGACAGCGCGCCTGACCGACTTCGCGCGTGCCGCGAGCGCTCGGATCGGGCGTGAACTACCCGACTACCGTGCGATCCACGAGTGGTCGGTAGCGGATCCGGGAGAGTTCTGGTCAACCGTCGCAACCTATTTCGACGTCCTGGGAGCCGGCCTGCAGGGCACCGCACTGGCCGCTGCCGACATGCCGGGTGCGCGCTGGTTCCCGGACGCGACGGTCAACTACGCCGAGAATCTGCTCCGCCACGCCGAGGACCCCGGCTCGGCCGGGCGGGCGGCCGTGGTGACGGTCGGCGAGACCGCGACGGTCACGGTGCTGACCTGGCGTGAACTGCGCGACCGGGTCGCGGGGCTGGCGACTGCACTGCGCGAACTGGGCGTGCGGCCCGGGGACCGGGTGGCCGCCGTGCTGCCGAATACACCGGAGGCGATCATCGGCCTGCTCGCCGCGGCCGCGGTCGGCGCGATCTGGACGGTCAACTCCCCGGAGCTGGCCGTCCGGGCGACCGTGGCCCGGCTGTCGCAGCTGGCTCCGACGGTTCTGATCGGTTGTGGCGCATACCGATTCAACGGCAAGACGATCGAGTGCACCGATCGGCTGACTACCCTGGCCGATGCGCTGCCGTCCGTCCGGCACCTGATCATCGACGCGGCGGACCGGCCGCCGCGGCTCACCCGCGATGTGACCGTCCACGATTTCGGTGAACTCAGCGGCCGCACGGCGACGCCGGTGTACGAGACCACCGCATTCGACCATCCGCTGTGGGTGCTGTTCTCCTCGGGCACCACCGGCGCGCCGAAGGGAATCGTGCACGGCCACGGCGGAATGCTGCTGGAATCGCTGAAATCCTTTGCCCTCCAGTACGACTGCGGCAGCGACGATATCTGCTATGTCGCCGCCAACACCTCGTGGATGGTGTGGAACGCGATGGTCAACGCGCTGTCCACCGGTGCCGCGGTCGTCACCTATTCCGGCTCACCCACCTACGACGGCCCGGACCGGCATCTGCGCAATATGGCGCTGACCGGGGCGACTCTGTTCGGGACCGGTGCGGCCTATCTGCAACTGAACGAACGGGCCGCTACCGACATCTCGGGCCTGGACCTGACGGCCCTGCGTTTCATCTTCTCCACCGGCTCGCCGCTGCCGGACTCCACCTGGCGCTGGGTCCGCGAAACCTTCGGCCCGGCAGTGCATCTGGGGTCGGATTCGGGCGGCACCGATATCTGCTCGTGTTTCGTCGGTTCCAATCCGCTCGAACCCGCGCGGATCGGGGTCTCGCAGGGACCCATGCTCGGTGTCGACGTGCAGGCGTGGAACGACCGCGGTGAGCGGGTCGCCGACGAGGTGGGGGAGATGGTGATCACCGCGCCGATGCCGTCCATGCCGCTGCGCTTCTGGAACGACGACAACGACGAGAAGTACCGCGCCGCGTATTTCGATCGCTATCCCGGCGTGTGGTGGCACGGCGATTGGATCACCGAAACCGAAGACGGCGCGTTCGTCGTGCACGGACGCTCCGATGCCACGCTCAACCGGCAGGGAGTGCGGCTGGGCTCGGCGGATGTCTACGCGGCGCTCGGGGCGGTGCCCGATATCGCCGACAGCATGGTCATCGGCGTCGAACGCCCCGGCGGCGGGTACTACATGCCGTTGTTCGTCGTTCTCGAACCGGGCGTGGAAGCGACCGACGAGCTGCGCGAGCGAATCGTCGCGACCATTCGCGCCCGCGCGGGCGCCCGGTACGTGCCCGACGAGATCGTCGTCGCCCCCGCCATCCCCACCACACATACCGGAAAGAAGATCGAGGTGCCGATCAAGAAGTTGTATCTGGGACAGCCGGTGGAACGAGCGGTCAACCTCGACGCCCTGTCCGATCCGGACAGCGTCGCCTTCTACCGCGATCATGCCGCCCGTATTCTCGCCGAGGCCGGTGATGCGCGATGA
- a CDS encoding fumarylacetoacetate hydrolase family protein, with translation MRIANLSGRLVLISADGSAALDVEQASSGRFGPDPQSIYEVWEEFAAWAADADAGTGKAFAVTDLGAPVPAPRQVLAIGLNYSEHASESGFSVPEQPTVMFTKWVSCLSGPVTQVQLPPDGKTDWEVELVAVIGTRAYQISPEQAWDHVAGLTVGQDISERVTQTAGPSPQFSLGKSLPGFGPTGPWVVTADEFDNRDDLEIGCSVNGEQMQKGRTRDLIFSVPALIAALSQKIPLLPGDLLFTGTPAGVGAGRTPQRFLQPGDELVSYISGIGELRQQFVAS, from the coding sequence ATGCGTATCGCCAATCTGTCCGGCCGCCTCGTCCTGATTTCCGCAGACGGCTCCGCCGCGCTGGATGTCGAACAGGCCAGCTCCGGTCGCTTCGGGCCGGATCCGCAGTCGATCTACGAGGTGTGGGAGGAGTTCGCGGCCTGGGCCGCCGATGCCGACGCCGGCACCGGAAAGGCTTTCGCCGTCACCGATCTCGGCGCGCCGGTCCCGGCGCCGCGGCAGGTGCTGGCGATCGGGCTGAACTACAGCGAGCACGCCTCGGAGTCCGGATTCTCGGTGCCCGAGCAGCCGACGGTGATGTTCACCAAGTGGGTGTCGTGCCTGAGTGGACCGGTGACCCAGGTGCAGCTGCCGCCGGACGGGAAGACCGACTGGGAGGTCGAACTCGTCGCCGTGATCGGCACCCGGGCGTATCAGATCTCTCCCGAGCAGGCGTGGGATCACGTCGCCGGGCTCACCGTCGGCCAGGATATTTCCGAGCGGGTCACTCAAACCGCCGGTCCCTCACCGCAATTCAGCCTCGGCAAATCGCTGCCCGGCTTCGGCCCGACCGGTCCGTGGGTGGTCACCGCCGACGAATTCGACAACCGCGACGATCTCGAGATCGGCTGCTCGGTCAACGGTGAGCAGATGCAGAAGGGCCGTACCCGTGATCTGATCTTCTCGGTCCCGGCGTTGATAGCCGCACTCTCGCAGAAGATTCCGCTGCTGCCCGGCGATCTGCTGTTCACCGGCACTCCCGCCGGAGTCGGCGCGGGACGCACCCCGCAGCGATTCCTGCAGCCCGGTGACGAACTGGTCAGCTACATCTCCGGCATCGGCGAACTGCGCCAGCAGTTCGTGGCCTCCTGA
- a CDS encoding acyl-CoA dehydrogenase family protein produces MTTTETHAAPVPGTAELVARARELRPLLARNAAEGEQNRRVSEESIQALTEAGLFKLAIPKRYGGYETSMRTMLEVSAAVAEADGGTAWVLTLTNVCNWMAGLFPQQAQDDIFGADPDAKVSGVLAPTAETRKVPGGWRVTGKWFYNSGSWHATWAGLGIPLTDESGAVVDQGTALIPRGDLDLQDTWFVAGMRSSGSNCLIAEDVFVPEHRVLRVPPAITGTYGTEHTDEALYRSALVPILALVLVGPQLGMGQAALDYVIGKAANKPISYTFFTSQQESVGFQLQIAEAARLIDTARLVAYRAADEIDAAAARGEYPDFLTRARMRSDTGYVAECVTRAIEILLSAHGAGSFAEVNPLQRIWRDSATAARHAIVSPQVNYEIYGKALLGVDETITPLI; encoded by the coding sequence ATGACCACCACCGAAACCCACGCCGCACCGGTACCCGGCACCGCGGAACTGGTTGCCCGCGCCCGCGAACTGCGACCGCTGCTCGCCCGCAATGCGGCCGAGGGCGAACAGAATCGGCGCGTATCCGAGGAGAGTATTCAGGCGCTGACCGAGGCCGGACTGTTCAAACTCGCGATCCCCAAGCGCTACGGCGGCTACGAGACCTCGATGCGCACCATGCTCGAGGTGTCGGCGGCGGTCGCCGAGGCCGACGGCGGCACCGCGTGGGTGCTCACCCTGACCAATGTGTGCAACTGGATGGCGGGACTGTTTCCGCAGCAAGCCCAGGACGACATCTTCGGCGCCGATCCCGACGCCAAGGTGTCCGGCGTGCTCGCGCCGACGGCCGAGACCCGCAAGGTTCCCGGCGGCTGGCGGGTGACCGGAAAGTGGTTCTACAACTCCGGCTCCTGGCATGCGACCTGGGCCGGACTCGGCATTCCGCTCACCGACGAATCCGGCGCAGTGGTCGACCAGGGGACCGCGCTGATTCCGCGCGGCGATCTGGACCTGCAGGACACCTGGTTCGTGGCGGGTATGCGGTCCTCGGGCAGCAACTGCCTCATCGCCGAGGATGTCTTCGTACCCGAACACCGGGTGCTGCGCGTCCCGCCCGCCATCACCGGCACCTACGGCACCGAACACACCGACGAGGCGCTCTACCGCTCGGCGCTGGTGCCGATCCTGGCGCTGGTCCTGGTCGGGCCGCAGCTCGGAATGGGCCAGGCGGCACTGGATTACGTGATCGGCAAGGCCGCGAACAAGCCGATCTCCTACACCTTCTTCACCTCCCAGCAGGAGTCGGTCGGCTTCCAGTTGCAGATCGCCGAGGCCGCCCGGCTCATCGACACCGCGCGTCTGGTCGCATACCGCGCCGCCGACGAGATCGACGCGGCGGCCGCGCGCGGTGAGTACCCGGACTTCCTCACCCGGGCGCGGATGCGGTCCGACACCGGGTACGTCGCCGAGTGCGTCACCCGCGCGATCGAGATCCTGTTGTCCGCGCACGGTGCGGGCTCGTTCGCCGAAGTCAATCCGCTGCAACGGATCTGGCGCGATTCGGCGACGGCGGCCCGGCACGCCATCGTCTCACCGCAGGTGAACTACGAGATCTACGGCAAGGCGCTGCTGGGCGTCGACGAGACCATCACCCCACTGATCTGA